In one window of Campylobacter hepaticus DNA:
- the rpmE gene encoding 50S ribosomal protein L31 — translation MKKEIHPEYIECKVNCACGNTFITKSNKAELKVDICSNCHPFFTGSEKIVDATGRVEKFKRKYSMQ, via the coding sequence ATGAAAAAAGAAATACATCCAGAATATATAGAATGTAAAGTAAATTGTGCTTGTGGAAATACTTTCATAACCAAATCAAACAAAGCAGAATTAAAAGTAGATATTTGTTCAAATTGTCATCCTTTTTTTACCGGTAGTGAAAAAATAGTAGATGCTACAGGTCGTGTAGAGAAATTTAAAAGAAAATACTCAATGCAATAA